A stretch of Brassica napus cultivar Da-Ae chromosome C6, Da-Ae, whole genome shotgun sequence DNA encodes these proteins:
- the LOC125588500 gene encoding uncharacterized protein LOC125588500: MVDKDWVHLSRVDPAYERGATKFVREVAAASGGIDMIEAYKKRTDWYLHGELSSVLADERRASQWNDEIIGLYRAAECSDEALAGTGDVFEIAEGEDKKEDEFLAKLAEAETPLYPTCTNHSKLSAIVSLFRLKTQNGWSDKSFNELLETLPEMLPKDNVLHTSLYEVKKFLKSFDMGYEKIHDCVNDCCLFRLKLKKLEYCPKCKASRWKTNIHTGEKKKGVPQKVLRYFPIIPRLKRMFRSEEMAKDLRWHFSNKSTDGKLRHPVDSVTWDQMNAKYPAFAAEERNMRLGLSTDGFNPFNMKNSMYSCGPVLLVNYNLPPNLCMKKENIMLSLLIPGPQQPGNSIDIYLEPLIEDLNHLWSSGELVYDTYTRSTFTLKAMLLWTISDFPAYGNLAGCKVKGKMGCPLCGKNTDSMWLKYSRKHVYMCHRKGLPQAHSFRGKKKWFDGKAEQRRRGRILTGLEISQTLEISRMTLALLNILGELPVRHNLDVMHVERNVAASLVSTLLHCGKSKDGLPTRKDLEDLGDFLTSKGQMDIVPTYLEVFH, from the exons AGTGCTTGCAGATGAAAGAAGGGCAAGTCAATGGAATGATGAGATCATTGGTTTATACAGAGCCGCTGAGTGTTCCGATGAAGCTTTAGCTGGTACGGGGGATGTCTTTGAGATAGCAGAGGGAGAGgacaagaaagaagatgaatttTTGGCGAAGCTAGCTGAAGCTGAAACACCTTTGTATCCTACATGTACGAACCATAGCAAGTTATCTGCAATAGTGTCATTATTTAGATTGAAGACTCAGAATGGATGGTCTGACAAGAGCTTCAATGAACTGCTAGAGACGTTACCGGAAATGTTACCAAAGGATAATGTGCTGCACACTTCACTGTACGAGGttaagaaatttttgaaatcatttGATATGGGTTACGAGAAGATCCATGATTGTGTGAATGACTGCTGCCTATTCAGATTGAAGTTGAAGAAGCTTGAGTACTGTCCAAAATGCAAGGCATCGAGATGGAAGACTAATATCCATACgggtgagaagaagaaaggagtccCACAGAAAGTATTACGCTACTTTCCAATAATCCCAAGGTTGAAGAGAATGTTCCGGTCTGAGGAAATGGCTAAGGATCTAAGGTGGCACTTCAGCAACAAAAGCACTGATGGGAAACTTCGACACCCTGTTGATTCAGTCACATGGGATCAGATGAATGCGAAATACCCTGCCTTTGCCGCTGAAGAAAGGAACATGAGGCTTGGACTTTCAACAGACGGATTTAATCCATTCAACATGAAGAATTCTATGTACAGTTGCGGGCCGGTATTGTTAGTCAACTACAACTTGCCACCTAATTTATGTATGAAGAAGGAGAACATAATGCTTTCACTGTTGATTCCTGGTCCACAACAGCCCGGTAACAGTATAGATATCTACTTAGAGCCTCTCATTGAAGATCTAAACCATCTGTGGAGCAGTGGAGAGTTAGTGTACGACACTTATACTCGATCAACTTTCACACTGAAGGCAATGCTGCTTTGGACGATCAGTGATTTCCCGGCTTATGGGAATCTTGCAGGCTGCAAAGTTAAGGGAAAAATGGGGTGTCCTTTATGTGGGAAAAACACAGACAGTATGTGGCTTAAGTACAGCAGAAAACATGTGTATATGTGCCACAGAAAAGGTCTGCCACAAGCTCATagtttccgaggaaagaagaagtGGTTTGATGGAAAAGCTGAGCAAAGGAGAAGGGGAAGAATTTTAACCGGCCTTGAAATTTCACAAACCTTAGAAATTTCAAGAATGACTTTGGCATTGTTAAACATTCTGGGA GAACTCCCGGTGAGGCACAACTTAGATGTTATGCATGTAGAGAGAAATGTGGCTGCTAGTCTAGTTTCGACATTGTTGCACTGTGGGAAATCTAAGGACGGTCTTCCGACTCGTAAAGATCTTGAGGATCTTG GAGACTTTTTGACTTCAAAGGGCCAGATGGATATTGTTCCAACATATCTAGAGGTGTTTCATTAG
- the LOC125588589 gene encoding uncharacterized protein LOC125588589 yields MEAEIVETLCLFERYFPPSFFDIMVHLTVHLGRETRLGGPVHFRWMYPFERYMKVLKDFVRNPARPEGCIAESYLAEECMKFCNEFLKKSTNVQDKVERNMDYENSSILEGRPISAGTSVTLTEMEKKIAHLAIIQNLALVEPFVE; encoded by the exons ATGGAAGCGGAGATTGTAGAGACGCTTTGCTTGTTTGAAAGATATTTTCCTCCAAGTTTCTTTGATATCATGGTCCATTTGACTGTGCATCTAGGAAGGGAGACCCGGCTTGGTGGACCTGTCCATTTTAGATGGATGTACCCATTTGAAAG GTACATGAAAGTCCTCAAAGACTTTGTTAGAAATCCTGCTAGACCAGAAGGGTGCATTGCTGAGTCTTATCTTGCCGAGGAATGTATGAAGTTTTGCAATGAATTTCTCAAGAAGTCAACAAATGTACAAGACAAAGTAGAGAGAAACATGGACTATGAGAACAGCTCTATCTTAGAGGGTCGTCCAATATCAGCTGGCACATCAGTTACACTCACTGAAATGGAGAAGAAAATAGCACATCTTGCTATCATCCAAAACCTTGCTCTCGTCGAACCTTTTGTAGAGTAA